In Sceloporus undulatus isolate JIND9_A2432 ecotype Alabama unplaced genomic scaffold, SceUnd_v1.1 scaffold_23, whole genome shotgun sequence, a genomic segment contains:
- the LOC121917561 gene encoding cytochrome P450 2G1-like isoform X1 — translation MEHQQDKTRSRLCLRSRTGGNLHHGVSWSSHLLPCHLCLLPCHHNSKEETFTEGKASSWSHSSSSDWEFPADQVIGNCKISSEGYFPMQLSEKYGPVFTVYFGTRPVVVLCGHQAVKEALIDKADEFSGRITNPTLERTFDGYGVVFANGERWKQLRRFSLTVLRDFGMGKKSIQERIQEEAQFLLEEFRKTKEKPFDPTYFLSRAVSNVICSIVFGDRFDYEDKEFQSLMEMMNNSFREASTAWAQLYDMYVNILKYFPGPHTKIYDILEDMKSFIAKKIQKNKETFDPDFPRDFIDCFLIQMEKEKDKLSSEFNDTNLLITTLNLFFAGTETVSSTLRYGFLFLMKYPEVQAKMHEEIDRVIGRNRAPNIEDRTQMPYTDAAIHEVQRFSDLIPMDLTHMVIRDTEFRGYMIPKGTEIYPMLTSALHDPTMFKRPFAFSPENFLDENGRFKKNEAFVPFSSGKRICAGEALARMELFLFFTTVLQSFELKPLIPPEDIDTTPQESGFANIPPFYQLSIVAR, via the exons ATGGAGCACCAGCAAGATAAGACAAGGTCCAGACTCTGCTTACGGAGCAGAACAGGTGGCAACCTTCATCATGGAGTTAGCTGGAGCAGTCACCTTCTTCCTTGTCATCTATGTCTTTTGCCTTGCCATCATAACAGCAAAGAGGAAACTTTCACAGAAGGGAAGGCTTCCTCCTGGTCCCATTCCTCTTCCTCTGATTGGGAATTTCCTGCAGATCAAGTCATCGGAAACTGTAAAATCTCTTCTGAAG GTTACTTTCCTATGCAGCTGAGTGAAAAATATGGTCCCGTGTTCACTGTCTATTTCGGAACACGTCCAGTTGTTGTCTTATGTGGTCACCAAGCTGTGAAGGAGGCCCTGATAGACAAGGCAGACGAATTCAGTGGAAGAATAACCAACCCTACTCTGGAACGGACCTTCGATGGATATG GGGTGGTCTTTGCCAACGGAGAGCGTTGGAAGCAACTGCGCCGATTCTCTCTCACCGTCTTGAGGgactttggaatggggaaaaagtCCATTCAAGAGCGGATCCAGGAGGAAGCCCAGTTCCTGCTGGAGGAGTTTCGGAAGACTAAGG AGAAGCCGTTTGATCCCACCTACTTTCTCAGCCGGGCGGTCTCCAACGTCATTTGCTCCATCGTTTTTGGGGACCGTTTTGACTACGAGGACAAAGAATTCCAGTCCCTCATGGAAATGATGAACAACAGCTTCCGAGAAGCGAGCACAGCCTGGGCCCAG TTGTATGACATGTATGTCAACATCCTGAAGTATTTCCCAGGGCCGCACACCAAAATCTATGACATCCTGGAAGACATGAAAAGCTTCATTGCCAAGAAAATACAGAAGAATAAAGAGACCTTTGACCCTGACTTCCCACGAGACTTTATCGATTGCTTCCTCATCCAGATGGAAAAG GAAAAAGACAAGCTATCCAGTGAATTCAATGACACAAACTTATTGATCACAACCCTTAACCTCTTCTTTGCTGGAACAGAGACAGTCAGCTCTACCTTGAGATATGGATTCCTATTTCTGATGAAATATCCTGAGGTTCAAG CAAAAATGCATGAAGAAATTGATCGAGTGATTGGAAGGAACCGTGCCCCAAACATTGAAGACCGGACCCAGATGCCATATACGGATGCTGCAATCCATGAAGTACAGAGATTCAGTGATCTGATTCCCATGGATCTGACCCACATGGTTATTCGTGACACTGAATTCAGAGGATACATGATTCCCAAG ggGACAGAAATCTACCCTATGCTTACCAGTGCCCTTCATGACCCCACAATGTTTAAAAGGCCCTTTGCTTTCAGCCCAGAGAACTTTCTGGATGAAAACGGACGCTTCAAGAAGAACGAAGCCTTTGTCCCATTCTCCTCAG GGAAACGGATCTGTGCGGGTGAAGCTTTGGCCCGGATGGAGCTATTCCTCTTCTTCACCACCGTCTTGCAGAGTTTCGAGCTGAAGCCCCTTATTCCCCCAGAAGACATTGACACAACTCCTCAGGAGAGCGGCTTTGCCAACATCCCACCTTTCTACCAGCTCTCCATCGTCGCACGCTAA
- the LOC121917561 gene encoding cytochrome P450 2G1-like isoform X2: MELAGAVTFFLVIYVFCLAIITAKRKLSQKGRLPPGPIPLPLIGNFLQIKSSETVKSLLKLSEKYGPVFTVYFGTRPVVVLCGHQAVKEALIDKADEFSGRITNPTLERTFDGYGVVFANGERWKQLRRFSLTVLRDFGMGKKSIQERIQEEAQFLLEEFRKTKEKPFDPTYFLSRAVSNVICSIVFGDRFDYEDKEFQSLMEMMNNSFREASTAWAQLYDMYVNILKYFPGPHTKIYDILEDMKSFIAKKIQKNKETFDPDFPRDFIDCFLIQMEKEKDKLSSEFNDTNLLITTLNLFFAGTETVSSTLRYGFLFLMKYPEVQAKMHEEIDRVIGRNRAPNIEDRTQMPYTDAAIHEVQRFSDLIPMDLTHMVIRDTEFRGYMIPKGTEIYPMLTSALHDPTMFKRPFAFSPENFLDENGRFKKNEAFVPFSSGKRICAGEALARMELFLFFTTVLQSFELKPLIPPEDIDTTPQESGFANIPPFYQLSIVAR, translated from the exons ATGGAGTTAGCTGGAGCAGTCACCTTCTTCCTTGTCATCTATGTCTTTTGCCTTGCCATCATAACAGCAAAGAGGAAACTTTCACAGAAGGGAAGGCTTCCTCCTGGTCCCATTCCTCTTCCTCTGATTGGGAATTTCCTGCAGATCAAGTCATCGGAAACTGTAAAATCTCTTCTGAAG CTGAGTGAAAAATATGGTCCCGTGTTCACTGTCTATTTCGGAACACGTCCAGTTGTTGTCTTATGTGGTCACCAAGCTGTGAAGGAGGCCCTGATAGACAAGGCAGACGAATTCAGTGGAAGAATAACCAACCCTACTCTGGAACGGACCTTCGATGGATATG GGGTGGTCTTTGCCAACGGAGAGCGTTGGAAGCAACTGCGCCGATTCTCTCTCACCGTCTTGAGGgactttggaatggggaaaaagtCCATTCAAGAGCGGATCCAGGAGGAAGCCCAGTTCCTGCTGGAGGAGTTTCGGAAGACTAAGG AGAAGCCGTTTGATCCCACCTACTTTCTCAGCCGGGCGGTCTCCAACGTCATTTGCTCCATCGTTTTTGGGGACCGTTTTGACTACGAGGACAAAGAATTCCAGTCCCTCATGGAAATGATGAACAACAGCTTCCGAGAAGCGAGCACAGCCTGGGCCCAG TTGTATGACATGTATGTCAACATCCTGAAGTATTTCCCAGGGCCGCACACCAAAATCTATGACATCCTGGAAGACATGAAAAGCTTCATTGCCAAGAAAATACAGAAGAATAAAGAGACCTTTGACCCTGACTTCCCACGAGACTTTATCGATTGCTTCCTCATCCAGATGGAAAAG GAAAAAGACAAGCTATCCAGTGAATTCAATGACACAAACTTATTGATCACAACCCTTAACCTCTTCTTTGCTGGAACAGAGACAGTCAGCTCTACCTTGAGATATGGATTCCTATTTCTGATGAAATATCCTGAGGTTCAAG CAAAAATGCATGAAGAAATTGATCGAGTGATTGGAAGGAACCGTGCCCCAAACATTGAAGACCGGACCCAGATGCCATATACGGATGCTGCAATCCATGAAGTACAGAGATTCAGTGATCTGATTCCCATGGATCTGACCCACATGGTTATTCGTGACACTGAATTCAGAGGATACATGATTCCCAAG ggGACAGAAATCTACCCTATGCTTACCAGTGCCCTTCATGACCCCACAATGTTTAAAAGGCCCTTTGCTTTCAGCCCAGAGAACTTTCTGGATGAAAACGGACGCTTCAAGAAGAACGAAGCCTTTGTCCCATTCTCCTCAG GGAAACGGATCTGTGCGGGTGAAGCTTTGGCCCGGATGGAGCTATTCCTCTTCTTCACCACCGTCTTGCAGAGTTTCGAGCTGAAGCCCCTTATTCCCCCAGAAGACATTGACACAACTCCTCAGGAGAGCGGCTTTGCCAACATCCCACCTTTCTACCAGCTCTCCATCGTCGCACGCTAA
- the LOC121917562 gene encoding cytochrome P450 2G1-like — protein MELAGAVTFFLVIYVFCLAIITAKRKLSQKGRLPPGPIPLPLIGNFLQIKSSETLKSLVKLSEKYGPVFTVYFGMRPAVILCGHDAVKEALIDKAEEFSGRKTNPTLERTFHGYGEAFSNGDRWKQLRRFSLTILRNFGMGKRTIEERIKEEAQFLLEEFRKTKEKPFDPTYFLSRAVSNVICSIVFGDRFDYADKDFQALMEMMNNSFREMSTAWAQFYDIYDSYLKYFPGPHTKIDDILEDMRLFIAKRVKKNQETLDSNVPRDFIDCFLIQMEKEKDNPSSEFNIKNLELTTLNLFFAGTETVSSTLRYGFLFLMKYPEVQAKMHEEIDRVIGRNRAPNIEDRSQMPYMDAVIHEVQRISDLIPMNLGHMVTRDTEFRGYVLPKGTEVYPLLSTVLHDPTKFKTPNVFNPENFLDENGHFKKNDAFVPFSSGKRICLGETLARMELFLFFTTILQSFRLKPCIPPENIDTTPQESGFANIPPFYQLSIIPR, from the exons ATGGAGTTAGCTGGTGCAGTCACCTTCTTCCTTGTCATCTATGTCTTTTGCCTTGCCATCATAACTGCAAAGAGGAAACTCTCACAGAAGGGAAGGCTTCCTCCAGGTCCCATTCCTCTTCCTCTGATTGGAAATTTCCTGCAGATCAAGTCATCGGAAACCTTAAAATCTCTTGTGAAG CTGAGTGAAAAATATGGCCCTGTGTTCACCGTCTATTTTGGAATGCGACCGGCTGTGATCTTGTGTGGACATGATGCTGTCAAGGAGGCCCTGATAGACAAGGCTGAAGAATTCAGTGGAAGGAAAACTAATCCTACCCTGGAAAGGACATTCCATGGATATG GGGAAGCATTTTCCAATGGAGACCGCTGGAAGCAACTGCGTCGGTTCTCCCTCACCATCCTGAGGAATTTTGGAATGGGAAAAAGAACCATAGAAGAGCGAATCAAAGAGGAAGCCCAGTTCCTGCTGGAAGAATTTAGGAAGACTAAGG AGAAGCCGTTTGATCCCACCTACTTCCTCAGCCGCGCTGTCTCCAATGTTATTTGTTCCATCGTTTTTGGGGACCGTTTTGACTATGCAGACAAGGATTTCCAGGCCCTCATGGAGATGATGAACAACAGCTTCCGGGAAATGAGCACCGCCTGGGCCCAG TTCTATGACATCTATGACAGCTACCTGAAGTACTTCCCAGGACCTCACACCAAGATTGATGACATCCTAGAAGACATGAGGCTCTTCATTGCCAAGAGAGTGAAGAAGAACCAAGAGACTCTTGACTCCAATGTCCCACGGGACTTTATAGACTGTTTTCTCATCCAGATGGAAAAG GAAAAAGACAACCCCTCGAGTGAATTTAACATCAAAAACTTGGAGCTCACCACACTTAACCTGTTCTTTGCTGGGACCGAGACAGTCAGCTCCACCCTGAGATATGGCTTTCTGTTTCTCATGAAATATCCTGAAGtgcaag CCAAAATGCATGAGGAAATTGACAGAGTGATTGGACGGAACCGTGCCCCAAACATTGAAGACCGGAGCCAGATGCCGTATATGGATGCCGTCATCCACGAAGTGCAGAGAATCAGCGACCTTATCCCCATGAATCTGGGCCACATGGTTACCCGTGACACTGAATTCAGAGGCTACGTTCTCCCTAAG GGAACAGAGGTCTACCCGCTGCTTAGCACTGTTCTGCATGACCCCACAAAGTTTAAAACACCCAATGTTTTCAACCCGGAGAACTTCCTAGATGAGAATGGACACTTTAAGAAGAACGATGCCTTTGTGCCATTCTCCTCAG GGAAGCGGATCTGTCTGGGTGAAACCTTGGCCCGGATGGagcttttcctcttcttcactACCATCCTGCAGAGCTTCCGGTTGAAACCCTGCATACCCCCGGAGAACATTGACACAACTCCGCAGGAGAGTGGCTTTGCCAACATCCCACCCTTCTACCAACTCTCCATCATCCCACGCTGA